In Geobacillus kaustophilus, a genomic segment contains:
- a CDS encoding valine--tRNA ligase: protein MAQHEVSMPPKYDHRAVEAGRYEWWLKGKFFEATGDPAKKPFTIVIPPPNVTGKLHLGHAWDTTLQDIITRMKRMQGYDVLWLPGMDHAGIATQAKVEEKLRRQGLSRYDLGREKFLEETWKWKEEYAGHIRSQWAKLGLGLDYTRERFTLDEGLSKAVREVFVSLYRKGLIYRGEYIINWDPVTKTALSDIEVVYKEVKGALYHLRYPLADGSGYIEVATTRPETMLGDTAVAVHPDDERYKHLIGKMVKLPIVGREIPIIADEYVDMEFGSGAVKITPAHDPNDFEIGNRHNLPRILVMNEDGTMNENALQYQGLDRFECRKQIVRDLQEQGVLFKIEEHVHSVGHSERSGAVVEPYLSTQWFVKMKPLAEAAIKLQQTDGKVQFVPERFEKTYLHWLENIRDWCISRQLWWGHRIPAWYHKETGEVYVDHEPPKDIENWEQDPDVLDTWFSSALWPFSTMGWPDVESPDYKRYYPTDVLVTGYDIIFFWVSRMIFQGLEFTGKRPFKDVLIHGLVRDAQGRKMSKSLGNGVDPMDVIDQYGADALRYFLATGSSPGQDLRFSTEKVEATWNFANKIWNASRFALMNMGGMTYEELDLSGEKTVADHWILTRLNETIDTVTKLAEKYEFGEAGRTLYNFIWDDLCDWYIEMAKLPLYGDDEAAKKTTRSVLAYVLDNTMRLLHPFMPFITEEIWQNLPHEGESITVAPWPQARPELSNEEAAEEMRLLVDIIRAVRNVRAEVNTPPGKPIALYIKVKDEQVRAALMKNRAYLERFCNPSELLIDTNVPAPDKAMTAVVTGAELIMPLEGLINIEEEIKRLEKELDKWNKEVERVEKKLANEGFLAKAPAHVVEEERRKRQDYVEKREAVKARLAELKR from the coding sequence ATGGCACAGCACGAAGTGTCGATGCCGCCGAAATACGACCACCGCGCGGTCGAAGCGGGGCGCTACGAATGGTGGCTGAAAGGGAAATTTTTTGAGGCGACCGGCGATCCGGCGAAAAAACCGTTTACGATCGTCATTCCACCGCCGAACGTCACCGGCAAACTGCATTTAGGCCACGCGTGGGATACGACGCTGCAAGACATCATTACGCGCATGAAACGGATGCAAGGGTATGACGTCCTGTGGCTTCCGGGAATGGATCACGCCGGCATCGCCACCCAGGCGAAAGTGGAAGAGAAGCTGCGCCGGCAAGGGCTGTCGCGCTACGATTTAGGCCGGGAAAAGTTTTTAGAAGAAACATGGAAGTGGAAGGAAGAATACGCCGGCCATATTCGCAGCCAATGGGCAAAGTTAGGGCTTGGCCTCGACTACACGCGCGAGCGGTTTACGCTCGATGAAGGGCTCTCAAAAGCGGTGCGCGAAGTGTTCGTCTCGCTTTACCGAAAAGGGCTCATTTACCGCGGCGAGTACATCATCAACTGGGACCCGGTGACGAAAACCGCTTTGTCGGACATTGAGGTCGTTTATAAAGAAGTGAAAGGCGCGCTCTACCATTTGCGCTATCCGCTCGCCGACGGCTCCGGCTACATTGAAGTGGCGACGACCCGTCCGGAAACGATGCTCGGCGATACGGCCGTTGCCGTGCACCCGGATGACGAGCGGTATAAGCATTTGATCGGCAAAATGGTGAAGCTGCCGATCGTCGGCCGCGAAATTCCGATCATCGCCGACGAGTATGTCGATATGGAGTTCGGCTCCGGGGCGGTGAAAATTACGCCGGCGCACGACCCGAACGATTTTGAAATCGGCAACCGCCATAACTTGCCGCGCATTCTTGTCATGAACGAAGACGGCACGATGAATGAAAACGCCTTGCAATACCAAGGGCTTGACCGGTTCGAGTGCCGGAAGCAAATCGTCCGCGATTTGCAAGAACAAGGAGTCCTCTTTAAAATCGAGGAGCACGTCCACTCGGTCGGCCATAGCGAACGGAGCGGCGCGGTCGTTGAACCGTATTTGTCGACGCAATGGTTTGTGAAAATGAAGCCGCTCGCCGAAGCGGCGATCAAGCTGCAGCAAACCGACGGGAAAGTGCAGTTTGTGCCGGAGCGGTTTGAAAAAACGTATTTGCATTGGCTTGAAAACATCCGCGACTGGTGCATTTCGCGCCAGCTTTGGTGGGGGCATCGCATCCCGGCGTGGTATCATAAAGAAACGGGCGAAGTGTACGTCGACCATGAGCCGCCCAAAGACATCGAAAACTGGGAGCAAGACCCAGATGTGCTCGACACATGGTTCAGCTCGGCGCTTTGGCCGTTCTCGACAATGGGATGGCCGGATGTGGAGTCGCCGGATTACAAGCGCTACTACCCGACCGATGTGCTTGTCACCGGCTATGACATCATTTTCTTCTGGGTGTCGCGCATGATTTTCCAAGGGCTCGAATTCACCGGAAAGCGCCCGTTCAAAGACGTGCTCATCCACGGCCTCGTCCGCGACGCCCAAGGGCGGAAAATGAGCAAATCGCTCGGCAACGGCGTCGATCCGATGGATGTGATCGATCAGTACGGCGCCGATGCGCTCCGCTACTTCTTGGCGACCGGCAGCTCGCCGGGGCAAGACTTGCGCTTCAGCACCGAAAAAGTCGAAGCGACGTGGAATTTCGCCAACAAAATTTGGAACGCCTCGCGCTTTGCCTTGATGAACATGGGCGGCATGACGTACGAGGAGCTTGATTTGAGCGGTGAAAAAACGGTCGCCGACCATTGGATTTTAACGCGTCTCAACGAAACGATCGACACGGTGACGAAGCTCGCTGAGAAATACGAATTCGGCGAAGCAGGGCGCACGCTGTACAACTTTATTTGGGACGACTTGTGCGACTGGTACATTGAAATGGCGAAATTGCCGCTTTACGGTGACGACGAAGCGGCGAAAAAGACGACGCGCTCCGTGCTGGCGTATGTGCTCGACAACACGATGCGCCTGCTTCACCCGTTCATGCCGTTCATTACCGAGGAAATTTGGCAAAACTTGCCGCATGAAGGCGAATCGATCACCGTCGCTCCGTGGCCGCAAGCGCGCCCTGAGCTGTCAAACGAAGAAGCCGCGGAAGAAATGCGGCTGCTCGTCGACATCATCCGCGCCGTCCGCAACGTCCGCGCCGAAGTGAACACGCCGCCCGGCAAGCCGATTGCGCTCTATATTAAGGTGAAAGATGAACAAGTGCGGGCGGCGCTCATGAAAAACCGCGCCTATCTTGAGCGGTTCTGCAACCCGAGCGAGCTCTTGATCGATACAAACGTTCCCGCGCCGGACAAAGCGATGACGGCGGTCGTCACCGGCGCCGAGCTCATCATGCCGCTTGAAGGATTGATCAATATTGAGGAAGAAATTAAGCGGCTCGAAAAAGAGCTTGACAAATGGAACAAAGAAGTCGAGCGCGTCGAAAAGAAACTGGCGAACGAAGGCTTTTTGGCGAAAGCGCCGGCCCATGTCGTCGAAGAAGAGCGGCGCAAGCGGCAAGATTATGTCGAAAAACGCGAAGCCGTCAAGGCGCGCCTCGCCGAGCTCAAACGGTAG
- a CDS encoding bifunctional folylpolyglutamate synthase/dihydrofolate synthase → MVRTYEEAVAWIHGRLRLGMKPGLKRMEWMMEKLGRPERRVRAVHIGGTNGKGSTVAYLRSILQAAGYSVGAFTSPYVEQFNERITINGEPISDEEIVELVQTIKPLADELERTELGGPTEFEVITAMMLYYFGKKHIQDIVLIEVGLGGRLDSTNVIYPLVSVITNVSYDHMNILGDTLAQIAAEKAGIIKSGVPLVTAVNEPEAWDVIAKTAAERKAKTYRIGVDFTVSDRQATAEGEQFSVTTPFAEYRGLRISMPGAHQVENAAVAVMTAELLRLGYSFLIDPEHITDGLATATWPGRFERMSDNPLIILDGAHNEAGIHALVETVRAHYPDKRVHVLFAALADKPLERMIRLLDDLAATMTFTTFDFPRAALAEALAALSSHLHKAATDDWTGWLIEKKKRMGNDELLLVTGSLYFISEVRKLLKK, encoded by the coding sequence ATGGTTCGAACGTATGAAGAAGCGGTTGCTTGGATTCACGGGCGGCTGCGGCTTGGCATGAAACCGGGATTGAAACGGATGGAATGGATGATGGAAAAACTTGGCCGACCGGAACGCCGCGTCCGCGCCGTCCATATCGGGGGAACGAACGGCAAAGGGTCGACGGTCGCCTATTTGCGTTCGATCTTGCAGGCGGCGGGCTATTCGGTCGGGGCGTTCACGTCTCCATATGTCGAACAGTTTAACGAACGGATCACCATCAACGGCGAACCGATCAGCGATGAAGAGATTGTAGAGCTCGTGCAGACGATCAAACCGCTGGCGGATGAATTGGAACGAACAGAGCTCGGCGGGCCGACCGAATTTGAAGTGATCACAGCGATGATGCTGTATTATTTCGGAAAAAAACACATTCAAGACATCGTGCTCATTGAAGTCGGCCTCGGCGGACGCTTGGACTCGACGAACGTCATTTATCCGCTCGTTTCCGTCATTACGAACGTCAGCTACGACCATATGAACATCTTAGGCGATACACTCGCGCAAATCGCCGCGGAAAAAGCGGGGATCATTAAATCAGGGGTTCCGCTTGTGACAGCAGTGAACGAGCCTGAGGCGTGGGACGTGATCGCCAAGACGGCGGCGGAGCGGAAGGCGAAAACGTATCGGATCGGCGTTGATTTTACCGTTTCTGACCGGCAGGCGACGGCCGAAGGGGAACAGTTTTCCGTCACGACTCCATTTGCCGAATATCGCGGTTTGCGCATTTCCATGCCGGGCGCCCATCAAGTCGAAAATGCCGCTGTGGCGGTGATGACGGCAGAACTATTGCGGCTTGGCTATTCATTTTTGATCGATCCGGAGCATATCACCGACGGGCTCGCAACGGCCACTTGGCCCGGCCGGTTTGAGCGGATGAGCGACAATCCTCTCATTATCCTTGATGGCGCCCATAACGAGGCCGGCATCCACGCGCTTGTGGAGACGGTGCGCGCCCATTATCCCGACAAACGCGTCCATGTTTTGTTTGCGGCATTGGCGGACAAGCCGCTCGAGCGGATGATTCGGCTGCTTGATGATCTGGCGGCAACGATGACGTTTACAACGTTCGATTTTCCGCGCGCGGCGTTGGCGGAAGCGCTTGCTGCCCTTTCGTCTCACCTGCATAAGGCGGCGACAGATGATTGGACAGGCTGGCTCATCGAGAAGAAAAAACGAATGGGAAACGACGAGCTGTTGCTTGTCACTGGATCGCTTTACTTTATATCTGAAGTGCGAAAACTTCTAAAAAAATAA
- a CDS encoding VWA domain-containing protein, translating into MQRWRGWLLWGMLLWLMASVWPVKAGVAYAGQPEGAITFVSDEKIEGWATAPGDGNGQGNSIRYFMIRIQLKEQNGTAVSYRAEAVEAPADRNGEKKYTFSLDMSGKWPPASGTTATYQITVDAYRVLGNGKEDVYFSFPQAPYQYTRQTEASTAKLDFSLSFSQPEYAKPPNGDAQGRLDVTLVPQGAVSGLIRPPIDVVFVMDVSGSMTSTKLQSAKSALQAAVNYFKSNYNQNDRFALIPFSDGVRETSVVPFGKYSNVLSQLDAILNVGNSLTASGGTNYSAALSLAQSYFTDPTRKKYIIFLTDGMPTVLNTTDSITYREVKPKFFGGYQYTGNKITDSLPVTYELYSDGRTAGIRFTDNKGYSRQFYSDGQDYVNGWRVSWDNGYPFTYSGIETKIRANAIAVAKTLGMNNITLYSIGFGSNGEVDLDYLQTLSATAGGEARQGTTQNLTALFQQFSQLATTPAITGTIRIPLSSFGGNVAIAENGQVWLDDAKQNAYISFSIPYQAGQGTPAPVTIPIPVSFKAKGTYTFNAELTYRDVYGQLQPSITKTVTVTVKDEAPPSFTGTVKLQGLTNEINSLIKRGATDGNDNRFRATYSMSLVGYVGNATGTISNVKILQPLPDGISVIPDGTVSTYVQNGVHYAQWSFANQTFDYSQLNKLTLTAQWVMQADFAMNNVQLPPAVVTFTDSRYGARTSTLAPPTERIGMKVRLDDFPNFYYVGDAWGVISKYQFFAASEDSVGSAEPNSHGLLPLPVKALQYDPNDDGVLLVTYSNGQTVPVYIKPHLSVVTANGAVPNGATTYEAPTVKITGLVAGEGVSYQYQVVRNGVAAAWTSLSSPYAIAISNDGSYTVTVQASGGLTRGTGLASAAFTYTKLITELKLGSYQTKMNVGDTQTIPVTIVPSDATNKTLVWSSTDNTVAVVQNATVTALKPGTVTITVRSTDGGNSSATATITVIDPYVPLMGMAFRNPILYMNVGDKLEVGQELRFTPDNATDKALRSVTPSDDRFVKAVQENGKWYLEAVDVGYATITATAKVKAPGGGDIQAEATVIVRAPSTNQNSGNGGRW; encoded by the coding sequence ATGCAACGGTGGCGCGGCTGGTTGTTATGGGGGATGTTGCTATGGCTGATGGCGAGTGTATGGCCGGTGAAGGCGGGTGTTGCTTACGCAGGCCAACCGGAAGGGGCTATCACGTTTGTTTCCGATGAGAAAATTGAAGGATGGGCGACCGCACCAGGGGACGGCAACGGGCAAGGGAACAGCATTCGCTACTTTATGATTCGCATTCAGCTGAAGGAACAAAACGGCACGGCAGTCAGCTACCGAGCCGAAGCGGTGGAAGCGCCGGCGGACAGAAACGGGGAGAAAAAGTATACGTTTTCACTCGACATGAGCGGCAAGTGGCCACCAGCTTCGGGAACGACGGCGACTTACCAAATCACCGTCGATGCTTATCGCGTGTTGGGAAATGGAAAAGAGGATGTGTATTTTTCATTCCCACAGGCGCCTTATCAATATACGAGGCAAACTGAGGCGAGCACGGCTAAATTGGATTTTTCCCTCTCGTTTTCACAGCCGGAATACGCCAAGCCGCCAAACGGCGATGCCCAAGGCCGGCTCGATGTGACGCTGGTTCCACAAGGCGCTGTTTCAGGACTCATCCGTCCACCCATCGACGTCGTGTTTGTCATGGACGTGTCAGGCTCAATGACATCGACAAAATTGCAAAGCGCGAAATCCGCTTTGCAAGCGGCGGTCAACTACTTTAAGTCCAATTACAATCAAAATGACCGTTTTGCTTTGATCCCCTTCTCCGATGGGGTGCGGGAAACAAGCGTCGTTCCGTTCGGGAAGTACTCGAATGTCCTAAGCCAGCTTGATGCCATTCTCAATGTCGGCAACAGCTTGACCGCCAGCGGCGGGACGAATTACTCGGCGGCATTGTCTCTAGCCCAGTCCTATTTCACTGATCCGACGCGCAAAAAATACATTATTTTCTTAACCGATGGCATGCCGACCGTGTTGAATACAACCGATTCCATTACGTATCGGGAGGTCAAGCCAAAATTTTTTGGCGGATACCAGTATACAGGAAATAAAATCACCGATTCTCTTCCTGTCACTTACGAACTGTACAGCGACGGCCGGACTGCTGGCATCCGTTTTACCGACAACAAAGGGTATTCCCGCCAATTTTACAGCGATGGGCAAGATTATGTCAATGGATGGCGAGTGTCTTGGGATAACGGTTATCCATTCACCTACAGCGGCATCGAAACGAAAATTCGAGCCAATGCCATAGCGGTGGCGAAGACGCTTGGGATGAACAATATTACTTTATATTCGATTGGCTTTGGCAGCAACGGTGAAGTCGATTTAGATTATTTACAGACGCTGTCCGCGACTGCTGGCGGCGAAGCGCGGCAAGGAACAACGCAAAATTTGACCGCTTTGTTCCAACAGTTTTCCCAGCTCGCCACCACGCCGGCGATCACAGGAACGATCCGCATCCCGCTTTCGTCGTTTGGAGGCAATGTCGCCATCGCAGAAAATGGCCAAGTATGGCTTGATGACGCGAAACAAAACGCCTATATTTCGTTTTCGATTCCGTATCAAGCCGGCCAAGGCACTCCCGCGCCGGTGACGATTCCGATTCCCGTATCGTTTAAAGCGAAAGGAACGTATACGTTCAACGCGGAGTTGACGTATCGAGATGTGTATGGACAACTGCAGCCATCGATAACAAAAACTGTGACGGTCACCGTCAAAGACGAAGCGCCGCCATCATTTACAGGCACGGTGAAATTGCAAGGATTGACCAATGAGATCAACAGCTTAATCAAGCGCGGCGCCACCGATGGCAACGACAATCGCTTCCGGGCGACGTATTCGATGTCGCTTGTCGGCTATGTCGGCAATGCGACGGGAACGATCAGTAATGTGAAAATTCTTCAGCCGCTGCCGGACGGCATCTCCGTTATTCCGGATGGAACGGTGTCGACGTATGTGCAAAACGGTGTGCATTATGCGCAATGGTCGTTTGCCAACCAAACGTTTGACTACAGCCAGCTCAACAAACTGACCTTGACAGCGCAATGGGTGATGCAAGCTGATTTTGCCATGAACAATGTTCAATTGCCGCCTGCGGTCGTGACCTTTACCGACAGCCGCTATGGGGCGCGGACATCGACGCTCGCGCCGCCGACAGAACGAATTGGCATGAAAGTTCGTTTGGATGATTTCCCGAACTTTTACTATGTGGGGGACGCATGGGGTGTGATCAGTAAATATCAATTTTTTGCTGCTTCCGAAGATAGTGTCGGAAGTGCGGAACCGAATTCACACGGATTATTGCCGTTGCCTGTCAAGGCGCTGCAATATGACCCGAATGATGATGGGGTGTTGCTTGTCACATACAGCAACGGCCAGACGGTGCCTGTATACATTAAGCCGCATCTTTCCGTTGTCACGGCCAATGGCGCCGTTCCAAATGGAGCGACGACTTATGAGGCGCCAACCGTGAAAATTACCGGATTGGTGGCTGGTGAAGGGGTGTCGTATCAGTACCAAGTCGTGCGAAACGGTGTGGCGGCCGCTTGGACATCGCTTTCTTCACCGTATGCGATTGCCATTTCCAATGACGGCTCCTATACGGTGACGGTGCAGGCATCAGGGGGATTGACGAGGGGAACAGGCCTAGCGAGCGCGGCATTTACGTATACAAAGCTGATTACAGAATTGAAGCTTGGTTCGTATCAAACGAAGATGAATGTTGGCGACACGCAGACGATTCCGGTGACGATTGTCCCGAGCGATGCAACGAACAAAACGTTGGTGTGGTCATCGACCGACAATACCGTGGCGGTGGTGCAAAACGCCACGGTGACGGCGTTGAAACCGGGAACGGTCACGATCACTGTTCGTTCAACGGATGGAGGGAATTCGTCCGCGACGGCGACGATTACGGTCATCGACCCATACGTGCCGCTTATGGGCATGGCGTTCCGCAATCCGATCCTATACATGAACGTCGGCGACAAGCTCGAAGTGGGGCAAGAGCTCCGCTTCACCCCGGACAATGCAACAGACAAGGCGCTTCGCTCTGTCACACCGTCTGATGATCGTTTTGTCAAAGCGGTTCAAGAAAACGGGAAATGGTATTTAGAAGCGGTCGATGTCGGGTATGCGACCATCACAGCAACGGCGAAGGTAAAAGCGCCGGGTGGCGGGGACATTCAAGCTGAAGCGACTGTCATTGTGCGGGCGCCTTCTACGAACCAAAACAGCGGAAACGGCGGTCGATGGTAA